The proteins below come from a single Drosophila kikkawai strain 14028-0561.14 chromosome 3R, DkikHiC1v2, whole genome shotgun sequence genomic window:
- the CAH5 gene encoding carbonic anhydrase 2 gives MFSPSLWFLLTALGCTLAFIEIPEEYLAEIREDQAGESAAGEYNYDNQGDDWQGTCATGEKQSPIDLIFQDSKVSSISRLRFNYYNQSLRTPLVITNNGHTANMVLPVTRDGHRPYINGALLPGDFEVQSVHFHWGSRDSKGSEHAINFERYDVEMHIVHKNTRYETMAEATQHWDGLAVLGVMFKSVNRLTTQHYGLNKIFNQLPRIVEYQSNATITGQLNVGQLLGNIVTGQFYTYNGSLTTPDCAEAVTWTVFDDILEFPHRQIAKLWNLRDSRRKPLINNYRSLQDTNPGIRDVYYRVIQDSI, from the exons ATGTTCTCCCCCAGTCTTTGGTTTCTGCTGACCGCCTTGGGGTGCACTCTTGCCTTCATAG AGATACCAGAGGAATACCTCGCTGAAATAAGGGAAGATCAGGCAGGTGAGAGCGCTGCTGGTGAGTATAACTACGATAATCAAGGCGATGACTGGCAGGGCACCTGCGCCACTGGTGAGAAGCAGTCTCCCATAGATCTGATTTTTCAGGAT TCCAAGGTCAGTTCTATAAGCCGTCTGCGTTTCAACTACTATAATCAATCGCTGCGCACTCCTTTGGTGATAACGAATAATGGACACACAG CAAACATGGTCTTACCCGTTACTCGCGATGGCCATCGTCCCTATATAAATGGGGCTTTGCTGCCCGGGGACTTTGAGGTCCAGAGTGTCCACTTCCACTGGGGATCGCGGGATAGCAAGGGATCGGAGCATGCCATTAACTTTGAGCGCTACGATGTGGAGATGCACATCGTCCACAAGAACACACGCTACGAGACTATGGCCGAGGCCACCCAGCATTGGGATGGTCTGGCCGTTTTGGGTGTGATGTTCAAGTCGGTTAATCGCCTGACTACCCAGCATTATGGTCTCAATAAGATCTTCAATCAGCTGCCGCGGATTGTGGAGTATCAGTCGAATGCCACGATTACGGGCCAACTGAATGTGGGACAGCTTTTGGGCAATATAGTGACAGGGCAGTTCTACACGTACAATG GATCTCTAACCACGCCGGACTGTGCGGAGGCTGTGACTTGGACTGTCTTCGACGATATTCTTGAATTTCCACATCGTCAGATCGCAAAGCTCTGGAACCTGAGGGACTCGCGGAGAAAGCCATTGATAAATAACTATCGCAGCTTGCAGGACACCAATCCGGGAATTAGAGATGTATATTATCGTGTTATACAAGATAGcatttaa
- the mRpL32 gene encoding large ribosomal subunit protein bL32m, with amino-acid sequence MSRNLFLSITNFIRNVERLFLPHGGHPPALALAGFQHEHSGLSGQKSSQEFSLKQLIGDGIFWAVPKHRRSVEKRLKRKFGYPEYVWKPLREKRNIRSCLQCGHDHELGVLCPFCYQKVLKETELMQEKIQENLGLDPVDKEVIVLYEGEKAEQSAEELKGKRIVEMKKPRPMWFTKNLLQKSTQQLSETKEVKPSDLA; translated from the exons ATGTCgagaaatttgtttttatcaaTTACAAACTTTATTAGGAACGTGGAGCGCCTGTTCCTGCCACATGGAGGACATCCCCCAG CGCTGGCTTTGGCCGGTTTCCAGCACGAGCACAGCGGCCTCTCTGGCCAGAAATCATCCCAGGAATTCAGCCTGAAGCAGCTTATTGGCGATGGCATCTTCTGGGCCGTACCCAAGCACAGGAGATCCGTGGAGAAGCGACTCAAGCGGAAGTTTGGTTATCCGGAATATGTATGGAAACCTTTGCGGGAGAAGAGGAACATCCGCTCGTGCCTGCAGTGTGGTCATGACCACGAGCTGGGAGTCCTGTGTC CCTTTTGCTACCAGAAAGTCCTGAAGGAAACTGAGCTCATGCAAGAAAAAATCCAGGAGAATCTGGGCTTAGATCCCGTCGACAAGGAAGTAATCGTTCTGTACGAGGGAGAGAAAGCCGAACAGTCTGCCGAGGAGCTGAAGGGCAAGCGCATTGTCGAAATGAAGAAGCCCCGTCCCATGTGGTTCACCAAGAATCTGCTACAGAAATCCACGCAGCAGTTGTCCGAAACCAAGGAAGTCAAACCCTCCGACTTGGCCTAG
- the CAH6 gene encoding carbonic anhydrase 2, which translates to MQSSVFHKLLLLLPLAYQHTSNDAETKVTHWNYELHGENWGGTCASGVRQSPLQLAVQKSLIVPLPRIFFGNYDVKLRGPLTLENNGHSAHMDIPATTNGKRPYITGGLLKGRYVADGFHFHWGSPNQRGSEHSINKQRFDVELHIVHRNARYSDVNEAAKHKDGLAVIGVMFKIVKNPNRLFPGLNKVLAELPKIINYKDKSEISGSLSLGQMLGNLNPRDFFTYRGSLTTPECQEAVTWTVFSHILPISYSSVSRFWRLRDSEGHRLINNYRFTQPRNGRPVFYRTGKDLSGAYLGK; encoded by the exons ATGCAGTCGAGTGTTTTTCACAAGCTTTTACTACTGCTGCCTCTCGCCTATCAGCATACATCAAATG ATGCCGAGACCAAGGTGACACATTGGAATTACGAGCTGCACGGCGAGAATTGGGGCGGCACCTGTGCCTCAGGAGTGCGACAGTCGCCGCTTCAGCTAGCGGTTCAAAAA TCGCTCATCGTGCCATTGCCCCGCATCTTCTTCGGAAACTATGATGTAAAGCTACGGGGACCGCTCACCCTGGAGAATAATGGACATTCGG CTCACATGGATATACCAGCCACGACTAACGGCAAGAGGCCGTATATAACTGGTGGTCTGCTGAAGGGTCGCTATGTGGCCGATGGCTTCCACTTCCATTGGGGATCCCCGAACCAGCGGGGATCTGAGCACTCGATCAACAAGCAGCGATTCGATGTGGAGCTGCACATTGTCCACCGGAATGCCAGATACTCGGATGTCAATGAAGCCGCCAAGCACAAAGATGGTCTGGCTGTTATAGGAGTAATGTTTAAAATTGTCAAG AATCCAAATCGCCTCTTTCCTGGTCTAAACAAAGTCCTCGCCGAGTTGCCAAAAATCATCAATTACAAAGACAAGTCAGAGATCTCTGGCAGCTTGAGCTTGGGTCAAATGCTGGGCAACTTGAATCCCCGTGACTTCTTCACCTATCGGGGATCACTGACCACGCCGGAGTGCCAGGAGGCAGTCACCTGGACCGTGTTCTCTCATATCCTGCCGATATCCTACTCATCGGTTTCGAGGTTCTGGCGTTTGCGGGACTCTGAGGGCCACAGACTGATCAACAATTACAGGTTTACCCAGCCGCGAAATGGTCGACCGGTGTTTTATAGAACCGGCAAGGATCTGAGCGGGGCTTACCTGGGAAAGtga
- the ppk24 gene encoding pickpocket protein 28, with protein MEFRDPKREPERLPVRLAVGRAAWWIPNPGKIVIQPATVPTATSAEDARKLSFAAALKDLLENLSFHCYGKLVEQGRRIQERFFWFVFHLTALSALIAFLWGTYTNEQDALVTTMYHPMYPIWKVEFPAVSVCSLNRISRRAAWRYAHDLSSKDPKMRNSSFFYDQLKTFMYRYYDSTDLQDIDNALRFQSFLDRFDTDAEDLFFNTRKRMHALTPNCSEMFVSCRIAGGLFNCMDQFEETLTSHGFCCTFNYDGRYINKRDFRQRYFGPDMGLVLTLRTQPKDSFYKISGHNGFLPHSYPDPFSGGVAERIAAAGVNTLLPVRAKIFETLPEARSMSTSVRKCLFENEMPWIFARHYTFSKCISACRAQSVVSLCECVPFSLPHRYIDGNEKRIYCTLQHLACLRRYQFKWLNVITSRENVTGLEHELQDALYCPLCLASCTETRYSVRGAMTLGLPPTIPARSVPQSRPGPRANNSYGPGSSSGSGWDSSSSSSSAELAVVRIYFAETHIQYFRQIIKSAWYETFSTIGNICGIIAGFSLIGICELLFFLAKQLWQACRAELRAELAHIQARHQKKDHTQEHIRRDTRDRAEPAEPEMEAGRPMRLFILP; from the exons ATGGAGTTCAGAGATCCGAAGCGAGAGCCGGAGAGGCTGCCCGTTCGACTGGCGGTGGGTCGAGCCGCCTGGTGGATACCCAACCCCGGAAAAATAGTCATTCAACCTGCGACTGTGCCCACCGCCACTTCCGCGGAGGATGCGCGAAAACTGTCATTTGCCGCCGCTTTAAAGGATTTGCTGGAGAACCTGTCGTTCCATTGTTACGGAAAATTGGTGGAGCAGGGTCGGCGAATTCAGGAGCG CTTCTTCTGGTTCGTTTTCCATCTAACCGCCCTCAGCGCCCTAATTGCATTCCTCTGGGGCACCTACACCAATGAGCAGGACGCCCTGGTAACCACCATGTACCACCCGATGTATCCCATTTGGAAGGTGGAGTTTCCTGCGGTTTCCGTGTGCAGTTTAAACCGCATCTCGCGGCGTGCGGCCTGGCGTTATGCCCATGATTT AAGCAGCAAGGATCCCAAGATGCGCAATTCCAGCTTCTTCTACGACCAACTGAAGACTTTTATGTACAGGTACTACGATTCGACGGACCTGCAGGACATAGACAATGCCCTTCGTTTTCAGAGCTTCCTGGATAGGTTTGATACGGATGCCGAGGATCTGTTTTTTAATACTAGGAAAAGGATGCATGCTTTGACTCCGAACTGCAGCGAAATGTTTGTGAGCTGCAGGATAGCAGGAGGACTCTTCAACTGCATGGATCAGTTTGAGGAGACGTTGACGAGCCATGGCTTCTGCTGCACGTTTAACTATGATGG CAGGTACATCAATAAAAGGGACTTTCGTCAGCGCTACTTTGGTCCTGACATGGGCTTGGTTCTGACTTTAAGGACTCAGCCCAAGGACAGTTTCTACAAGATCAGTGGGCACAATGGATTTCTG CCGCACAGTTATCCGGATCCCTTTTCTGGCGGAGTTGCTGAACGTATCGCCGCGGCGGGCGTTAACACTCTTTTGCCAGTGCGGGCCAAAATATTCGAGACTTTGCCTGAGGCTCGTAGCATGAGTACATCTGTG CGCAAGTGCCTGTTCGAAAACGAGATGCCTTGGATCTTCGCCCGTCACTACACCTTCAGCAAGTGCATCTCCGCCTGCCGAGCCCAGAGCGTGGTCAGCCTCTGCGAGTGCGTGCCCTTCAGTCTGCCGCACAGGTACATCGATGGGAACGAGAAGCGCATCTACTGCACGCTGCAGCACCTGGCTTGTCTTCGGCGTTACCAGT TCAAGTGGTTGAATGTCATCACCAGTCGCGAAAATGTGACGGGGCTGGAGCATGAGCTGCAGGATGCCCTCTACTGTCCGCTGTGCCTGGCCAGCTGCACGGAGACCCGTTACAGCGTGCGGGGTGCCATGACCCTGGGCCTACCGCCCACCATTCCGGCCAGGAGTGTGCC GCAAAGCCGTCCCGGACCGCGTGCCAATAACAGTTACGGCCCCGGCTCCAGTTCCGGATCCGGCTGGgactcatcctcctcctcctcttctgcCGAGCTGGCCGTggttcgtatttattttgccgAAACGCACATTCAATACTTTCGGCAGATTATTAAGAGCGCCTGGTACGAGACCTTCA GTACAATTGGCAACATCTGCGGCATTATAGCCGGTTTCTCGCTGATTGGCATCTGCGAGCTGTTGTTTTTCCTAGCCAAACAATTATGGCAGGCATGCCGGGCGGAGCTAAGGGCCGAGCTCGCCCACATTCAGGCGAGGCACCAGAAGAAGGACCACACCCAGGAACACATCCGGAGGGATACCAGGGACCGTGCAGAGCCAGCGGAACCGGAAATGGAAGCGGGCCGGCCGATGAGGTTGTTTATACTGCCGTAA
- the LOC108086019 gene encoding methionyl-tRNA formyltransferase, mitochondrial: MFYGKTLVNNFYKYKRKVWQNVCPIIKRCNATCHPPKILFFGTDNFSLPSLQALHKNCSDRLGVVTSFKSPANCVRSYAEREKLPLQKWPIDASVCSNYDLGVVVSFGHLIPANIINGFSAGMINVHASLLPRWRGAAPIIYAIMKGDASTGVSIMKIEPHRFDIGAVLAQQEVPIKPDVFMPELHSSLALLGADLLVDTVNNLSQRLREARPQDNTAASYAPKITTKITEINWSKLSASDIYRLHRALYGYKPLTTSFLDKQVQLLEIRLPDSPLPILQPGHFSFQRKRKSLLIGCDQESQLEVVQLRVEGRKPMSAQDFNNGFLKQAKSLQFTNSKIVAC, from the exons ATGTTTTACGGCAAGACTTTAGTAAAtaatttctacaaatataaGAGAAAAGTATGGCAGAATGTGTGCCCTATCATTAAGCGCTGCAATGCCACCTGCCACCCACCCAAAATTCTCTTCTTTGGCACCGACAACTTTTCCCTGCCCAGCTTGCAGGCGCTGCATAAAAATTGCAG TGACCGCCTGGGTGTGGTGACCTCCTTCAAGAGTCCCGCCAACTGCGTGAGGAGCTATGCAGAGCGAGAGAAATTGCCGCTTCAGAAATGGCCCATAGATGCCTCTGTATGTTCCAATTACGACCTGGGAGTTGTGGTCTCCTTTGGTCACCTCATACCTGCTAACATTATTAATGGATTCTCCGCGGGAATGATCAATGTTCATGCCAGTCTCTTGCCTCGATGGAGAGGAGCTGCTCCCATTATCTATGCCATAATGAAGGGTGATGCCAGCACTGGGGTTTCTATTATGAAAATTGAACCACATCGGTTTGATATTGGTGCT GTGCTAGCTCAGCAGGAGGTTCCCATTAAACCTGACGTTTTCATGCCAGAGTTGCATTCTTCTTTAGCTTTATTAGGAGCTGATTTACTGGTGGATACTGTCAACAACTTGTCTCAAAGACTAAGAGAAGCTAGGCCCCAGGATAATACAGCTGCCAGTTATG CTCCCAAAATAACAACCAAAATCACAGAGATAAACTGGTCTAAGCTCTCTGCCTCTGATATATACCGCCTGCATAGAGCCCTATATGGTTACAAACCCCTTACCACAAGTTTTCTGGACAAGCAAGTACAGCTTCTGGAAATCCGGCTACCTGACAGCCCCTTGCCCATCCTACAACCCGGTCATTTTAGCTTCCAACGCAAGCGGAAATCTCTCTTGATAGGCTGCGACCAGGAGAGTCAGTTGGAAGTTGTACAATTACGCGTGGAAGGTAGAAAACCCATGAGTGCCCAGGACTTTAACAATGGATTCCTGAAGCAAGCCAAGTCCTTGCAATTCACAAATAGTAAAATAGTGGCATGTTGA
- the LOC108086023 gene encoding uncharacterized protein isoform X1, translating into MYIKVISIGLFLSTCHLLVQSIPIKYHNTQPTQNDAVHGPAAGMVLFPKLSDGRIKKIHPIWRKGQGDDFVNQRSKGKAKLFGKQKSDTDETADSSTKMTEMTVSVPDLKTDRFGKLVFDTWGDTLGDPVEDTRFKEYHRGSPSVEFRAPMMTFSTYREEKVPQIITTATYFTDLPTVCARRSTIFNNPAVMQYLRPRVYSRRFNVRTVWMDLRKEIWDVGDSQQCHTAKMTDWNKYINCAIRRNMRMDYLVPKYPLHQQGYYFHLINPFVGDKERTHNSGEFSFPGFKPYSVNNRIRK; encoded by the exons atgtatataaaagtaATTTCAATTGGACTCTTTTTAAGC ACCTGTCATTTATTGGTTCAATCCATTCCGATCAAGTACCACAATACACAACCTACCCAAAACGATGCTGTCCATGGACCAGCGGCCGGGATGGTGTTGTTTCCGAAACTCTCTGATGGTAGAATTAAAAAGATACATCCCATTTGGAGAAAGGGTCAAGGCGATGATTTTGTTAATCAACGATCAAAGGGCAAAGCTAAACTCTTTGGCAAGCAAAAGTCGGATACAGATGAAACTGCCGATAGTTCCACTAAGATGACCGAGATGACTGTTTCAGTACCGGATTTAAAGACTGATAGGTTCGGAAAGTTAGTGTTTGACACTTGGGGCGACACCTTGGGAGATCCAGTGGAAGATACACGCTTCAAGGAGTATCACCGCGGCAGTCCCAGCGTTGAGTTTCGGGCCCCCATGATGACATTTTCGACATATCGAGAAGAAAAAGTACCCCAAATTATTACCACCGCAACTTATTTTACCGACCTACCCACAGTCTGCGCTCGTAGGTCCACGATCTTTAACAATCCGGCCGTGATGCAATATTTAAGGCCGCGTGTGTACAGCAGAAGGTTTAACGTTCGGACGGTGTGGATGGATCTTCGGAAGGAGATCTGGGATGTGGGAGATTCACAGCAGTGTCACACGGCAAAAATGACAGATTGGAACAAGTATATTAACTGTGCCATAAGGCGGAACATGAGAATGGATTACCTAGTTCCCAAGTACCCATTACACCAACAGGGTTACTATTTCCATCTTATAAATCCCTTTGTCGGCGATAAAGAACGGACACATAATAGCGGAGAATTTTCTTTTCCGGGCTTTAAACCGTATTCGGTTAATAACCGTATTCGTAAATAA
- the LOC108086023 gene encoding uncharacterized protein isoform X2 — translation MYIKVISIGLFLSTCHLLVQSIPIKYHNTQPTQNDAVHGPAAGMVLFPKLSDGRIKKIHPIWRKGQGDDFVNQRSKGKAKLFGKQKSDTDETADSSTKMTEMTVSVPDLKTDRFGKLVFDTWGDTLGDPVEDTRFKEYHRGSPSVEFRAPMMTFSTYREEKSALVGPRSLTIRP, via the exons atgtatataaaagtaATTTCAATTGGACTCTTTTTAAGC ACCTGTCATTTATTGGTTCAATCCATTCCGATCAAGTACCACAATACACAACCTACCCAAAACGATGCTGTCCATGGACCAGCGGCCGGGATGGTGTTGTTTCCGAAACTCTCTGATGGTAGAATTAAAAAGATACATCCCATTTGGAGAAAGGGTCAAGGCGATGATTTTGTTAATCAACGATCAAAGGGCAAAGCTAAACTCTTTGGCAAGCAAAAGTCGGATACAGATGAAACTGCCGATAGTTCCACTAAGATGACCGAGATGACTGTTTCAGTACCGGATTTAAAGACTGATAGGTTCGGAAAGTTAGTGTTTGACACTTGGGGCGACACCTTGGGAGATCCAGTGGAAGATACACGCTTCAAGGAGTATCACCGCGGCAGTCCCAGCGTTGAGTTTCGGGCCCCCATGATGACATTTTCGACATATCGAGAAGAAAAA TCTGCGCTCGTAGGTCCACGATCTTTAACAATCCGGCCGTGA
- the spn-F gene encoding protein spindle-F translates to MEATAAKTTAPASSVSTSSNASSDKMNYALQVALQTIKERCIQLQRRVAGMEEENQRLREASAMPPPAGNGVAGTGEVLSLRAQVSELQRQKEQLEEHIGMISNENRRLWSRLSQISKDQQQQLAQQVPSSPDSRANLSQNLVRSKTFTQHSPNPHLRHKMLSDGLRDLSLEEIALDDFGTGDSELAYPYNLQVEEPTTEPDANVDAKRCMDGLQEMRREAMKQQQELSSALTLLESRIALHPCPDCAQKSAKKPEMADKSLETDESLSSELKQYPIEYNGHNGTPPSQRINIIQEKIKADAADAMEKTCPMCGKVYNSQVTFNAFREHVEMHFIDDALEGEVESSVERQFEFVSHTVGDF, encoded by the exons ATGGAGGCAACCGCTGCCAAGACCACGGCCCCGGCCAGTTCCGTATCCACCAGCTCCAATGCATCCAGCGACAAGATGAACTACGCACTGCAAGTGGCTCTGCAGACGATAAAGGAGCGATGCATTCAGTTGCAGCGCCGCGTGGCCGGCATGGAGGAGGAAAACCAGCGCCTGCGGGAGGCCTCCGCCATGCCTCCTCCTGCCGGCAATGGAGTGGCTGGCACCGGCGAAGTCCTCTCGCTGCGCGCACAGGTTTCCGAACTGCAGCGACAGAAAGAACAGCTGGAGGAGCACATCGGCATGATCTCGAACGAGAACCGACGCCTCTGGTCGCGCCTCTCACAGATCTCCAaggaccagcagcagcagttggccCAGCAGGTGCCCAGCTCCCCCGACTCGCGTGCCAACCTGAGCCAGAACCTAGTGCGCTCCAAGACCTTCACCCAGCACTCGCCGAATCCGCACCTGCGCCACAAGATGCTATCCGATGGCCTAAGGGACCTGAGCCTGGAGGAGATAGCTCTGGATGACTTTGGGACAGGCGATAGCGAGCTGGCCTATCCCTACAACCTGCAAGTGGAGGAGCCGACCACAGAACCAGATGCCAATGTGGATGCCAAACGCTGCATGGACGGGCTGCAAGAGATGCGGCGCGAGGCaatgaagcagcagcaggagctgaGCTCGGCGCTAACTTTGCTGGAGAGCCGTATTG CGCTGCACCCCTGCCCAGATTGCGCCCAGAAGTCGGCTAAGAAGCCGGAGATGGCCGACAAGAGTCTCGAGACGGATGAGAGCCTCAGCAGTGAACTCAAGCAGTATCCAATCGAGTACAATGGACATAACGGCACGCCGCCCAGCCAGCGCATCAACATCATCCAGGAGAAGATAAAGGCAGATGCAGCCGATGCCATGGAGAAGACCTGCCCCATGTGCGGCAAGGTGTACAACAGCCAGGTGACCTTCAATGCCTTCCGCGAGCACGTGGAGATGCACTTTATCGACGACGCCCTCGAAGGAGAAGTGGAGAGCAGCGTGGAGCGGCAGTTCGAGTTCGTGTCGCACACAGTGGGCGACTTCTGA